The Stieleria maiorica genome includes the window CAACCTGTCCTTTCGCAAAGGCGATGCTGCGGCGCCGTTGTCGATCGAAGGGCAGATCGTGCAGGACGCGGACCGACTGGATGCGTTGGGGGCGATCGGAATCGTACGGACGATCGAGTATGGCGCGGTGTTCGGTCAACCCTTTCATGTCTCGGGCAATGGCGACGGGGCGGAAAAAACCGGCCTGCGCCATTTCGACGACAAGTTGTTTAAACTGCACGCCCTGCTCAACACCGAACCGGCTCGCCGCATGGCCCGACAACGTGAGGCGTTCATGAGACAATTCGTCGATCAGTTTTTGGACGAATGGGGCGAGGGTGACGGTTGAGCGACGACTGAATCCCCACCGATGGCAAAGCGTACCGACGGATGTCATAGTGGTGATCGTAGTTTTCGGCCACGAACCCTTCGCCCATGAGTTTTCATGAATCATTCGCGAAACGTGATCCACCCGCGTGACGAGATCATGCAGACGATGGATCGGATCTATCGGTATCGGATGACGACCACGTCCGGCGGCAACCTTTCGATCCGCGATGCGTCGGGCGACATTTGGATTTCACCGGCACGCGTCGACAAGGGGAACTTGACGCGGCGGGACATCATTCGTGTGCGCGGCGATGGCAGCGTCGACGGTCCGCATCCGCCGTCTTCGGAGTTTCCGTTTCACAAAGCGATCTACGATGCCCGTCCGGATGTTCGATCGGTCGTCCACGCGCATCCGGTCGCCCTGGTGGCGTTCAGCATCTGCCGCCAGACGCCCGACACGCGACTGTTCCATCAAGCGTATTCGGTCTGTGGCAAACTCGGTTTTGCGCCCTATGCCTGCCCCGGCAGCAAGCAGCTGGGCGCGAACATCGCGGCCTCGTTTGCCGAAGGGGCTGACAGTGTCATCTTGGAAAACCACGGCGTCGTCGTCGCCGGCGATTCGCTCTCCGACGCCTTCAAGCGATTCGAGGCGTTCGAGTTTGCCGGCAAGACGCTGATCAAGGCTGCGGCATTGGGGAACGTCAATTTGCTGGACGATCGTCAATTGGCACAGGCCGCCGGTCGCAGTGTGGATTTCGAGAGCTTTGATCCACCGACTGCGGGCGCCAGCGAGTGTGAGTTGCGGCGACAACTCTGTGACTTTGTTCGCCGCGGATGCCGCCAGCGTCTGTTGATCAGCACCGAAGGCAGTTTTTCCGCTCGGGTCGATGGCGAGGCGTTTTTGATCACGCCGACTCAACAGGACCGCGAGCAACTGGGGGTCGACGATTTCGTCTTGATCGATGGCGACCGACGCGAGGCGGGAAAACTGGCCAGCCGTGCCGCCAAGGCGCATCAAGCGATCTATCGCAAGCATCCGCACGTCCAGGCGATCGTGTTTGCACATCCGGTCAACGCGACGGCGTTCAGTGTCACCGACAGTGACTTTGATGTTCGGACGATCCCCGAAAGCTATGTGTTCCTGCGCGACGTCCGCCGGGTCCCGTACGGCGTCCAGTTCGGCGACGGCGATCAGATCGTCGACTATGTCAATGAGAAAACGCCGGCCGCGATCCTGGAAAACGACGGCGTGGTCGTGACCGGACGCAGTGTCTTGGACGCGTTTGATCGTTTGGAAGTGCTGGAGTCGACTGCTGAAGCGGTGATCAACGCCCGATCGATCGGTTCGGTCCAGGCCATGTCCGACGACGTGATTGATGAACTGTGCCGCGAATTTGACCTCTGACCGGTGCCAGTCGGTAAAATGTCGTCATGGTCACCAAGATTCTTTCCTTTGCGTTTTTGTGTGTCGCGTGTCTTCTGACGTCGGTTGTCGCGGCGGATTCGCCTTCAGCGACAGTCGACGCAGGCAAGCCGATCGCTCAGGACAAAGCAATCGATTACCTGAAGCGAGAAGGCCAGCGGTGGATCGACAAACAAGGCTGTGTGTCATGCCATCAAATTCCCGCGATGCTGTGGAGTTTGCATGCGGCCCAATCGCGGGGGCTGGGGGAGTCCGAGAGGCCGGGCGTGCCCGATCAGGATTTGAAGCGATGGACACAGTGGTCCACCGACGCCGTCAACTTCGTCAAACCACACCAGAGGAAAGACGTCGACGTCGAGAAGACGTTGGCGGGGAACATCGACACGATGGCGGCGTTGATGTTGGCGATTCCCGACGACGCTGAGACAAGTTGGCGGGATCAGTTTGCGGCCAAGCTCTGTAGCGAGCAGGCCGACGACGGATCATGGAAAGCCTGTGGTCAGCTGCCCGCTCAGAAGCGGCCGAAGTTGGAAACCGCCCAGGCGACGACGCTGTGGGTCACTTTGGCACTGCTGCGACATGGCAGCGAGGCGTTTGATCTCGCGTCGGCGATCCGGTTCGCCGACTCCGGCCCCGAGGCGGTGTCGACCGAGTGGTATGCGGTGCGGATGATGGTCGCCGCGGAGCAGGATCCAGAATCGACCGACGGGTTCCGTGACAAGCTTCTGTCACGCCAGCGCAGCGACGGTGGCTGGGGGTGGATCACCAGTGAGTCCAGCGATGCGTTGGCGACGGGGCTCGCGCTCTATGCGCTCGCAGAGAGCGGAGAAACCGAGTCGCGGGAAATCACACATGCCCGCCGATTCCTGCGTGATTCCCAAGGTCCATTGGGGGAGTGGCAGGTCCCTGGAACCAAGGCGTCGGCTAAGGGAAAGCCGACACCGACGTCCACCTATTGGGGAACCGCCTGGGCGTTGGTTGGGTTGCTCAGCACCCGCTCGTAGTCTGCCGCAGCTTCATTTTCGATTGGGCTGGACAGTCGCCGTCCTCTCCGAGGTCGGCGCAGGGCAACGCGTCGCTGTTTCGCGCACGCCGAGTTCGGAGAACACGGCGACTCTCGTTGCCAAGCGAAAAGGGGGCATGTCCCAACAACCAAATGGCTCGCAGGGTGCTGCGTTTTTTTGGGTGCCTGCCCCCCTTTTTCGCGAACCACAACAACAGATCGTCATCCGTCTCCCGCGCGGCCGGCTTCTCAGATGTCCACTGTCGCGATCGACGGATCGAAAAAAACCGCTGGGGGTGATTTCCGCATCGTTTGGGGCGGCGATTTCGCTGGAAAACGCCTCCGAACCGCCTAGATCCGCCGTCACAAGCCGTTTCAGCCGCAGAACGGCCGTAAGTCACGTTTTTTCAATGGCTTGCATGCATTGGATGTCCGGGCAAATCCGGCGGAAAATCGTAGTTTTTAACGACGTGACGATACAATAGAGCACACACGCGCAATCCTCTTTCTTTCTCGGGGATGTCCGCTTACGGGCCCCCCAGCACTCGAAGAAACGCGATCGCATGCGACTCCGATCGATTCCTGGGGATTTATCTTGTGCGTCCATTTTTCGGCTGAGTCGGCAGGCCCATTGCAATGACGAACACGCCCAATCTTCTGCAGCTATATTCGGAAACCTACGAACGCGAAAAACAGGTTCGTTACACGCTGAAGGAATATCTGGAAGCGGCGCGCGACGACCCGTCGCTCTACAGCAGTGTCGCCGAACGGATGGTACAAGCGATCGGACCACCCAAACAGATCGACACGTCCGGCGATTCGCGTCTCGGACGGATCTTCATGAACCGCACGATCAAAGTGTATCCCGCCTTTGATCAGTTTTACGGTTTAGAAGAGACCATCGAACGGATCGTGGGTTACTTCCGGCATGCCGCCCAGGGACTCGAGGAACGCAAACAGATCCTTTATCTGCTCGGTCCGGTCGGCGGCGGAAAGAGTTCACTGGCTGATGCCTTAAAGCGTTTGGTCCAACGCCAGCCGGTTTATGTCCTCTGCGCCGGCGACGAGATGAGTCCGATCTTCGAGAGTCCGTTGGGGCTGTTCGATCCGAATTCGATGGGCTTCTTGCTGGAAGAAGAATACGGCATCCCGCGGCGACGCCTGAACGGTTACATGTCACCCTGGGCGATCAAACGCTTGGATGAATTCGGTGGCGACATTTCGAAATTCTCGGTCGTGCGTGTCATGCCGTCCGAGCAGCGACGTTGCTGTGTGACGAAGACCGAACCGGGTGATGAAAACAACCAAGACATCTCTTCGTTGGTCGGAAAGGTCGATATCCGTAAACTGGAACACTTCTCCCAAGACGATGCCGATGCGTATGCGTACACCGGCGGATTGAACCGCACGACCCAAGGATTGCTTGAATTCGTCGAGATGTTCAAGGCGCCGCTGAAAATGCTGCACCCGTTGCTCACGGCGACCCAAGACGGAACCTACGTGGGAACCGAAAACGTCGGCGCGATGCCTTACCAAGGGATCATTGTCGCCCACAGCAACGAATCCGAGTGGGAATCGTTCAAGGCCAATCGCAACAACGAAGCGTTTCTGGATCGGATCTGCGTGGTCAAGGTGCCCTATTGCTTGCGCGTGACCGAAGAACGCAAGATCTATGACAAACTGATCCAGAGTTCCAAACTAGGCGAAGCCCCTTGCGCGCCCGACACGTTGGAAATGATGGCACGGTTCTCCGTCTTGACGCGGCTGAAGGAACACGAGAATTCCAACCTGTATTCCAAGATGCGGGTCTACGACGGCGAGTCGCTCAAGGACACCGACCCCAACGCGAAGACCGTCCAGGAATACCGCGACGCGGCCGGCGTGGCCGAGGGGATGGAAGGCGTTTCGACGCGATTTGCCTACAAGATTTTGTCCGAAACCTACAACTTTGACACCGACGAGGTCGCTGCCGATCCGGTGCACTTGCTGTACGTGCTGGAAAAATCGATCCTCCGCGAACAGTTGCCCGAGGAAACCGAGCAGCGTTATCTGGAGTTTGTCAAAGAAGATCTGGCGTCGCGATACGCCGAATTCATCGGCAATGAAATCCGCAAGGCGTACCTGGAATCCTATCACAGTTACGGCCAGAACCTGTTCGACCGTTACATCGCCTACGCCGATGCTTGGATCGATGACCAGGACTACAAGGACCCCGACACGGGGCAGCTGATGGATCGCGATGTTCTGAACGAGGAATTGGAAAAGATCGAACACCCCGCGGGAATCGCCAATGCCAAGGACTTCCGCTATGAGATCGTCAAATTCGCGCTGCGTTCGCGGGCCAAGAACGACGGCCGCAACCCCGAATGGACCTCGTACGAAAAGATTCGCGAAGTGATCGAAAAGCGAATGTTCTCGCAAATCGAAGAGCTGTTGCCCGTGATCAGCTTCGGTGCCAAGAAAGACAGCGAAGCCGAACAGAAGCACAGCGAATTCGTCGAGCGGATGACCCAGCGTGGTTACACGCGACGCCAGGTCCGTCGGCTGGTCGATTGGTACATGCGTGTCAGTAAATCTGGATAGGAAGACGATCCCCATGCAAGTGATTGACCGTCGGCAGAACCCCAAAGCCAAAAGTCTGGGAAACCGACAACGCTTTCTCCGTCGCATCAAGTCACAGATCCGCAAGGCTGTCAATGAAGCGATCGAGAACCGTAGCGTTGCCGACGTGGACAGTGGCGAGAAAGTCTCTGTCACCACCAGCGATATCGGCGAGCCGACGTTCGGATTCGATTCCTCCGAAGGCGATCGCAGCTATGTGATCCCGGGCAATCACGACTACCAGCGGGGCGACCGCATCCGCAAACCCAGCGGCGGCGGATCGGGCAGCGGTTCCGGCGGCAGCCCCGACGGCGACGGCGAAGACGCTTTTGTGTTCATGTTGACACGCGAAGAGTTTTTGGACCTGTTCTTCGAGGACCTGGAACTGCCGAATCTGGCCAAACGAAAGCTGAAGTCGATCACCAGCACCAAGTGGCATCGGGCCGGTTACGCCAACGACGGCTCCCCGCAACGGCTGAACAAGTCCCAGACGATGCGACGCAGCCTGGCGCGGCGCATCGCGCTCAAACGCCCCCGGTTGCACGAACTCGATCAGCTGGAGGAAGAGCTCGAAGCCGCCCGGGCCGAAGGCAAAGAAGCCGAGCACGACGAGGAGGTCACGCGGCTTGTTCGGCGGATCGAACAGCTCCGATATCGCATGCAGGCGGTCCCATTTTTGGACCCCGTCGACTTGCGCTACAACCGTTTCGAGCAGACGCCCAAACCGACCACCCAGGCCGTCATGTTCTGCCTGATGGACACGTCGGCGTCGATGACCGAATCACTGAAGGATCTCGCCAAACGGTTCTACATCCTGCTGCATCTGTTTTTGACTCGCCATTACCGGGCCGTCGAACTGGTCTTCATCCGACACACCTACACGGCCGCCGAAGTGGACGAAGAAACGTTCTTTCACGGCCGCGAGACCGGCGGAACGGTGGTCTCCTCCGCACTGGAGGAAATGCTCCGCATCGTCCGTGAACGCTACCCCGTCCAGGATTGGAACATCTATGCGGCACAGGCCTCCGACGGCCACAACTTTGACCACGACATGCCGCGGACGATCGCGCTGCTTCAACGCGAGATCTTGGATCTGTGCCAGTACTATGCCTACATCGAGGTCGGTGAAGAAGAATCGTCGTACACCAGCGCACTGTGGAACGGGTATTCGCAACTGGAATCGCATCCCCAATTCGCCCGCGCCAAAGTCTTGGATCCCACCGAGATTTACCCCGTCTTTCACAAACTGTTTGCCAGCACCCGGCATGCGTCTTAGTCGATCATGGAAAATCGAAAGCTACTGTACCAAGGCTCGGAGTGGAATTTCGAACTCCTGCGACGCGTGCACGATGCGATCGAGGAGATCGCGATCGGCGAGATGGGGCTGAACGTCTATCGCAACCAGATCGAAGTGATCACCAGCGAACAGATGCTGGACGCCTACACGTCGCTGGGCATGCCGCTGATGTACTCGCATTGGTCGTTCGGGAAACGGTATTCCCGCGAAGAAATGCTGTACCGCAAAGGGGCTCAATCACTGGCCTACGAATTGGTGATCAATTCGGACCCCTGTGTCGCCTACGTCATCGAAGAAAACAGCATGACGATGCAGACATTGGTCACCGCGCACGCGTCCTTCGGCCACAACCATTTTTTCAAAAACAATTATCTGTTCCGCCAGTGGACCCGTGCCAATCGGGTGTTGGACGATCTGGCCTATGCGAAACGGTTCATCGCTGAATGTGAAGAACGGTACGGCTTGCAGGCGGTCGAACGGACGCTCGATGCCGCACACGCGTTGATGTCGCAGGGCGTCAGCCGCTACGCCCCGAAACATCCCGCCCGCGCCAAAGACATCGCCGTCAAAGCCCAATCGCGAAAGTCTCATCAGGAGGCAACATTCAACGATTTGTGGCGGACGTTGCCGAAACCAAAGGAGCGTCACAAGTCGGATCGGGACGACGATCAGGATGACAATGATAGCACCCTGCGGCTGCCCGAAGAAAACTTGCTCCGATTCCTCTCGTTGCACGCCCCCAAGTTGAAGGATTGGCAGCGTGAGGTGCTGGACATCGTTCGAAAGACCGCACAGTACTTTTACCCCCAGCAGCAAACCCAGTTGATGAACGAGGGCTGTGCGACGTTCGTGCACTACCAGATCATGAATCGGCTGCACGAAACCGGACAGGTGGATGAAGCGGCGATGCTGGAGTTTTTGCACATGCACACCGCCGTCGTCACGCAACCCGATTTTGATGACCGACGATTCCGGGGCATCAATCCCTATGCGCTGGGGTTCGCGATGATGAAGGACATCGAACGAATTTGTGAAACACCCGAACCGGAGGACCTGGAGTGGTTCCCCGAGATCGCAGGTCGAGGCAACTTCATGCAGGTGTTGCGCGACGCTTGGGCGGATTACCGCGATGAGAGTTTTGTGTTGCAGTTTCTCAGCCCGCACCTGATTCGAAAGCTGCGTCTGTTCGCCGTCAGCGATGTCTCCGGATCACCGCACTTGTCCGTCGAAGCCATTCACGACGAAGCGGGCTATCGTGAGATCCGACGTCGGATGGCGCATCAGTACGATTTGTCCAAACGTGATCCGGAGATCGAAGTGACCGAGGCGGATCTGAAGGGCAACCGACGATTGGTGCTGACCCATCGTGTTCGCGACGGCAAGATCCTGAGTTCCGATGATTGCAATCGTGTGCTCCGGCACGTCGCCAATCTGTGGGGCTATCGCGTCCGCTTGATCGAAATCGATGCCGACACCGGCAGCACGCTCAACGACTACGACGCCGTCGCCCTGCCATAAGGAATGTGGGAGAGGCTTGATGACGGCCCGTAGTCCACCGCAACTCAATT containing:
- a CDS encoding HD domain-containing protein, whose product is MTPELIVCVETIVRGRMEGQGAGHGFDHVGRVLRSARHIRAEVGGDRSIVDLAALLHDVGDAKFHDGIEKSAELSREILGELGVDAPVIDHVAHIVDNLSFRKGDAAAPLSIEGQIVQDADRLDALGAIGIVRTIEYGAVFGQPFHVSGNGDGAEKTGLRHFDDKLFKLHALLNTEPARRMARQREAFMRQFVDQFLDEWGEGDG
- a CDS encoding class II aldolase/adducin family protein — translated: MNHSRNVIHPRDEIMQTMDRIYRYRMTTTSGGNLSIRDASGDIWISPARVDKGNLTRRDIIRVRGDGSVDGPHPPSSEFPFHKAIYDARPDVRSVVHAHPVALVAFSICRQTPDTRLFHQAYSVCGKLGFAPYACPGSKQLGANIAASFAEGADSVILENHGVVVAGDSLSDAFKRFEAFEFAGKTLIKAAALGNVNLLDDRQLAQAAGRSVDFESFDPPTAGASECELRRQLCDFVRRGCRQRLLISTEGSFSARVDGEAFLITPTQQDREQLGVDDFVLIDGDRREAGKLASRAAKAHQAIYRKHPHVQAIVFAHPVNATAFSVTDSDFDVRTIPESYVFLRDVRRVPYGVQFGDGDQIVDYVNEKTPAAILENDGVVVTGRSVLDAFDRLEVLESTAEAVINARSIGSVQAMSDDVIDELCREFDL
- a CDS encoding prenyltransferase/squalene oxidase repeat-containing protein codes for the protein MVTKILSFAFLCVACLLTSVVAADSPSATVDAGKPIAQDKAIDYLKREGQRWIDKQGCVSCHQIPAMLWSLHAAQSRGLGESERPGVPDQDLKRWTQWSTDAVNFVKPHQRKDVDVEKTLAGNIDTMAALMLAIPDDAETSWRDQFAAKLCSEQADDGSWKACGQLPAQKRPKLETAQATTLWVTLALLRHGSEAFDLASAIRFADSGPEAVSTEWYAVRMMVAAEQDPESTDGFRDKLLSRQRSDGGWGWITSESSDALATGLALYALAESGETESREITHARRFLRDSQGPLGEWQVPGTKASAKGKPTPTSTYWGTAWALVGLLSTRS
- a CDS encoding PrkA family serine protein kinase, translating into MTNTPNLLQLYSETYEREKQVRYTLKEYLEAARDDPSLYSSVAERMVQAIGPPKQIDTSGDSRLGRIFMNRTIKVYPAFDQFYGLEETIERIVGYFRHAAQGLEERKQILYLLGPVGGGKSSLADALKRLVQRQPVYVLCAGDEMSPIFESPLGLFDPNSMGFLLEEEYGIPRRRLNGYMSPWAIKRLDEFGGDISKFSVVRVMPSEQRRCCVTKTEPGDENNQDISSLVGKVDIRKLEHFSQDDADAYAYTGGLNRTTQGLLEFVEMFKAPLKMLHPLLTATQDGTYVGTENVGAMPYQGIIVAHSNESEWESFKANRNNEAFLDRICVVKVPYCLRVTEERKIYDKLIQSSKLGEAPCAPDTLEMMARFSVLTRLKEHENSNLYSKMRVYDGESLKDTDPNAKTVQEYRDAAGVAEGMEGVSTRFAYKILSETYNFDTDEVAADPVHLLYVLEKSILREQLPEETEQRYLEFVKEDLASRYAEFIGNEIRKAYLESYHSYGQNLFDRYIAYADAWIDDQDYKDPDTGQLMDRDVLNEELEKIEHPAGIANAKDFRYEIVKFALRSRAKNDGRNPEWTSYEKIREVIEKRMFSQIEELLPVISFGAKKDSEAEQKHSEFVERMTQRGYTRRQVRRLVDWYMRVSKSG
- a CDS encoding YeaH/YhbH family protein, with product MQVIDRRQNPKAKSLGNRQRFLRRIKSQIRKAVNEAIENRSVADVDSGEKVSVTTSDIGEPTFGFDSSEGDRSYVIPGNHDYQRGDRIRKPSGGGSGSGSGGSPDGDGEDAFVFMLTREEFLDLFFEDLELPNLAKRKLKSITSTKWHRAGYANDGSPQRLNKSQTMRRSLARRIALKRPRLHELDQLEEELEAARAEGKEAEHDEEVTRLVRRIEQLRYRMQAVPFLDPVDLRYNRFEQTPKPTTQAVMFCLMDTSASMTESLKDLAKRFYILLHLFLTRHYRAVELVFIRHTYTAAEVDEETFFHGRETGGTVVSSALEEMLRIVRERYPVQDWNIYAAQASDGHNFDHDMPRTIALLQREILDLCQYYAYIEVGEEESSYTSALWNGYSQLESHPQFARAKVLDPTEIYPVFHKLFASTRHAS
- a CDS encoding SpoVR family protein, yielding MENRKLLYQGSEWNFELLRRVHDAIEEIAIGEMGLNVYRNQIEVITSEQMLDAYTSLGMPLMYSHWSFGKRYSREEMLYRKGAQSLAYELVINSDPCVAYVIEENSMTMQTLVTAHASFGHNHFFKNNYLFRQWTRANRVLDDLAYAKRFIAECEERYGLQAVERTLDAAHALMSQGVSRYAPKHPARAKDIAVKAQSRKSHQEATFNDLWRTLPKPKERHKSDRDDDQDDNDSTLRLPEENLLRFLSLHAPKLKDWQREVLDIVRKTAQYFYPQQQTQLMNEGCATFVHYQIMNRLHETGQVDEAAMLEFLHMHTAVVTQPDFDDRRFRGINPYALGFAMMKDIERICETPEPEDLEWFPEIAGRGNFMQVLRDAWADYRDESFVLQFLSPHLIRKLRLFAVSDVSGSPHLSVEAIHDEAGYREIRRRMAHQYDLSKRDPEIEVTEADLKGNRRLVLTHRVRDGKILSSDDCNRVLRHVANLWGYRVRLIEIDADTGSTLNDYDAVALP